The Streptomyces sp. RKAG293 genome includes a region encoding these proteins:
- a CDS encoding acyl-ACP desaturase, with amino-acid sequence MTITESHRPGSDTWSDARLLYALEEVVETELNRHLSVAKEWMPHEYVPWSDGRNFDGIMGGDAWAPEQSKVTDIGRIALVVNLLTEDNLPSYHHEIASLFGRDGAWGTWVHRWTAEEGRHGIVMRDYLLTSRAVDPVELERFRMMHMSEGFESDNRHSMLHSVAYVAFQELATRVSHRNTGHQSGDPVCDRMLARIATDENLHMVFYRNLLAAALQLAPDLTMQAIRDVVVQFRMPGHGMPGFERAAARMAIGGIYNLRIHHDDVLQPVLRHLKVLEVSGLSPEGLRAQEELGMFMGGLNDQAVKFDERKLALEARRAARAS; translated from the coding sequence GTGACCATCACCGAATCCCACCGTCCCGGATCGGACACATGGAGTGACGCGCGGCTGCTGTACGCCCTGGAAGAGGTCGTGGAGACCGAGCTCAACCGTCACCTCTCCGTAGCCAAGGAATGGATGCCGCACGAGTACGTGCCGTGGAGCGACGGCCGTAACTTCGACGGGATCATGGGCGGCGACGCCTGGGCCCCGGAGCAGTCCAAGGTCACCGACATCGGCCGGATCGCGCTCGTCGTGAACCTGCTCACCGAGGACAACCTCCCGAGCTACCACCACGAGATCGCCTCGCTCTTCGGCCGCGACGGCGCCTGGGGCACCTGGGTGCACCGCTGGACCGCCGAAGAGGGCCGGCACGGCATCGTCATGCGCGACTACCTGCTGACCAGCCGTGCCGTGGACCCGGTCGAGCTGGAGCGCTTCCGCATGATGCACATGTCGGAGGGCTTCGAGTCCGACAACCGGCACAGCATGCTGCACTCGGTGGCGTACGTGGCCTTCCAGGAGCTGGCCACCCGCGTCTCGCACCGCAACACCGGACACCAGTCGGGGGACCCGGTCTGTGACCGGATGCTGGCCCGGATCGCGACCGACGAGAACCTGCACATGGTCTTCTACCGCAACCTGCTGGCGGCGGCGCTGCAGCTCGCTCCGGACCTGACGATGCAGGCCATCCGCGACGTCGTCGTGCAGTTCCGGATGCCCGGTCACGGCATGCCCGGCTTCGAGCGGGCGGCGGCCCGGATGGCCATCGGCGGCATCTACAACCTGCGCATCCACCATGACGACGTGCTGCAGCCGGTGCTGCGCCACCTCAAGGTCCTCGAGGTCAGCGGCCTGAGCCCGGAGGGACTGCGGGCACAGGAAGAGCTGGGCATGTTCATGGGCGGCCTCAACGACCAGGCCGTGAAGTTCGACGAGCGCAAGCTCGCGCTCGAGGCACGCCGGGCGGCCCGCGCCTCCTGA
- the ddaH gene encoding dimethylargininase, which yields MPSKKAIVRRPSPRLAEGLVTHIERSPVDAALALRQWERYTAVLAEHGWETTEAAPADDCPDGVFVEDTMVVFRNVALISRPGAPSRRPETAGAEAAAVALGCSVQRILEPGTLEGGDVLKVGETVYVGQGGRTNAEGLRQLRAAFEPLGARVVGVPVAKVLHLKSAVTALPDGTIIGYPPLVDDPAIFTHFRPMPEEAGSHVVLLGGNALLMAASAPRSAELLSGLGYRPALVDISEFEKLEGCVTCLSVRLRELSARS from the coding sequence ATGCCCAGCAAGAAGGCGATCGTCCGCCGTCCCAGTCCGCGCCTGGCCGAGGGCCTGGTCACGCACATCGAGCGCTCGCCGGTCGATGCCGCCCTCGCGCTGCGGCAGTGGGAGCGCTACACCGCCGTCCTCGCCGAGCACGGCTGGGAGACCACCGAGGCCGCCCCGGCGGACGACTGCCCGGACGGAGTGTTCGTCGAGGACACCATGGTCGTGTTCCGGAACGTGGCGCTGATCTCACGCCCCGGTGCCCCCTCGCGGCGGCCCGAGACGGCCGGCGCCGAGGCGGCCGCGGTCGCGCTCGGCTGCTCGGTGCAACGGATCCTGGAGCCCGGAACGCTGGAGGGCGGCGACGTCCTGAAGGTCGGGGAGACCGTCTACGTCGGCCAGGGCGGGCGCACCAACGCCGAGGGCCTGCGGCAGCTGCGTGCGGCCTTCGAGCCGCTGGGCGCCCGGGTGGTCGGCGTCCCGGTGGCGAAGGTGCTGCACCTGAAATCGGCGGTGACGGCCCTGCCGGACGGAACGATCATCGGCTATCCGCCATTGGTCGACGATCCGGCCATCTTTACGCACTTCCGACCGATGCCGGAGGAGGCTGGGTCACACGTGGTGCTCCTCGGCGGAAACGCGCTGCTCATGGCCGCGAGCGCTCCCCGGAGCGCGGAGCTGCTGAGCGGCCTGGGATACCGGCCGGCGCTGGTCGACATCAGCGAATTCGAGAAGCTGGAGGGCTGCGTCACGTGCTTGTCCGTGCGGCTGCGCGAGCTGTCCGCGCGGAGCTAG
- a CDS encoding ABC-F family ATP-binding cassette domain-containing protein, whose amino-acid sequence MSATLVAKDLAAGHGDRVLFSGLELVVAPGDVIGLVGANGAGKSTLLRLLAGLDTPEQGVLRLSPPSAAVGHLPQEPERRPGETVRDFLARRTGVAAAQSALDAATQALVDEAPGADDAYSTGLERWLDLGGADLEERSEEVAASLGLSIGLDQQMTSLSGGQAARAGLASLLLSRYDVFLLDEPTNDLDLDGLDRLEKFVKGLRAGTVVVSHDREFLTRTVTKVVELDLAQQQVNIYGGGYEAYLEEREVSRRHAREEYDEFADKKSSLEARGQMQRSWMDQGVKNARRKATDNDKIGRKFRSEASEKQAAKARQTQRMIERLDVVEEPRKEWELKMEIAAAPRSGAVVATLRGAEVRRGDFTFGPVDLQIDWADRVAITGANGSGKSTLLAALLGRLPLDAGNAALGPGVVVGEVDQARGLFFGDEPLMDAFSLSVPDLEPADVRTLLAKFGLKAAHVLRPAATLSPGERTRAALALLQARGVNLLVLDEPTNHLDLPAIEQLESALASYNGTLLLVTHDRRMLDAVSTTRRIEVADGRVSEA is encoded by the coding sequence ATGAGTGCCACTCTTGTTGCCAAGGATCTTGCCGCAGGACACGGGGACCGAGTCCTGTTCTCCGGCCTCGAACTCGTCGTCGCCCCCGGCGATGTCATCGGCCTGGTCGGTGCCAACGGCGCCGGCAAGTCGACGCTGCTGCGGCTGCTCGCCGGGCTCGACACCCCCGAGCAGGGGGTGCTGCGGCTGAGCCCGCCCAGCGCCGCCGTCGGCCATCTGCCCCAGGAGCCGGAGCGGCGTCCCGGGGAGACCGTACGGGACTTCCTGGCCCGCCGTACCGGCGTCGCCGCCGCGCAGAGCGCGCTCGACGCCGCCACCCAGGCCCTGGTCGACGAGGCGCCCGGCGCCGACGACGCGTACTCCACCGGCCTGGAGCGCTGGCTCGACCTCGGCGGCGCGGACCTGGAGGAGCGCTCCGAGGAGGTCGCCGCCTCGCTGGGGCTGTCCATCGGCCTCGACCAGCAGATGACCTCGCTCTCCGGCGGCCAGGCCGCCCGCGCCGGCCTCGCCTCGCTGCTGCTCAGCCGCTACGACGTGTTCCTGCTCGACGAGCCCACCAACGACCTGGACCTCGACGGCCTCGACCGGCTGGAGAAGTTCGTCAAGGGGCTGCGCGCCGGCACCGTCGTCGTCAGCCACGACCGCGAGTTCCTCACCCGCACCGTCACCAAGGTCGTCGAACTCGACCTGGCCCAGCAGCAGGTGAACATCTACGGCGGCGGCTACGAGGCGTACCTGGAGGAGCGGGAGGTCTCCCGCCGGCACGCCCGCGAGGAGTACGACGAGTTCGCCGACAAGAAGTCCTCTCTCGAAGCGCGCGGACAGATGCAGCGCTCGTGGATGGACCAGGGCGTCAAGAACGCCCGCCGCAAGGCCACGGACAACGACAAGATCGGTCGCAAGTTCCGCAGCGAGGCATCCGAGAAGCAGGCCGCGAAGGCCCGCCAGACGCAGCGCATGATCGAACGCCTCGACGTCGTCGAAGAGCCCCGCAAGGAGTGGGAGCTCAAGATGGAGATCGCCGCGGCGCCCCGGTCCGGGGCCGTGGTGGCGACGCTGCGCGGCGCCGAGGTCCGCCGCGGGGACTTCACGTTCGGCCCGGTGGACCTGCAGATCGACTGGGCGGACCGGGTCGCGATCACCGGCGCCAACGGCTCCGGCAAGTCCACGCTGCTCGCCGCGCTGCTCGGCCGGCTCCCGCTGGACGCCGGCAACGCCGCACTCGGCCCGGGCGTCGTCGTGGGCGAGGTGGACCAGGCCCGCGGACTGTTCTTCGGCGACGAACCGCTGATGGACGCGTTCTCGCTGTCGGTCCCCGACCTGGAGCCCGCCGACGTGCGGACGCTGCTCGCCAAGTTCGGCCTCAAGGCCGCGCACGTGCTGCGCCCCGCGGCGACGCTGTCGCCGGGGGAGCGGACCCGCGCCGCGCTGGCCCTGCTGCAGGCCCGCGGCGTCAATCTGCTGGTCCTCGACGAGCCGACCAACCACCTGGACCTGCCCGCGATCGAGCAGCTGGAGTCGGCGCTCGCCTCGTACAACGGCACGCTGCTGCTGGTCACGCACGACCGGCGGATGCTGGACGCGGTGAGCACCACGCGGCGCATCGAGGTCGCGGACGGCCGGGTCTCCGAAGCCTGA
- a CDS encoding putative Ig domain-containing protein, translating into MPSRTPTRARRLTRRGVTAVLSAAALASAGMLAVAGPAAASATPATAAPAAASSTTAHTERLCSEPTQAGYMACHALARTDLVQHLTLAPNALPSGYGPTDLQSAYALPSAGAGATVAIIDANDDPKAEADLGSYRSTYGLPACTTANGCFKKVDQNGGSNYPAADAGWAGEISLDVDMVSAVCPQCHILLVEATTASMEDLGAAVNRAVTMGAKYVSNSYGGDEDSTDPSSDAAYFNHPGVAITVSSGDSGYGVEYPAASQYVTSVGGTSLSRSSTPRGWTEKVWGATSGDGAGSGCSAYDPKPSWQTDTGCAKRTVADVSAVADPATGLAVYDSYQASGWNVYGGTSASAPIIASVYALAGTPAAGTSPASYPYAHTSSLNDVTTGTNGSCGSSYLCTAKAGYDGPTGLGTPNGTAAFTNGSTGGNTVTVTNPGSQSSTVNTAVSLQIQASDSGSGQTLTYSATGLPPGVTINPSTGLISGTPTTAGTYNVTVTAKDGTNATGSASFTWVVNPVGGGCGTSQLFGNPGFETGTASPWTATAGVVDNSASEAAHSGSWKAWLNGYGSTHTDSLAQTVTVPSGCHATLTFWVHIDTAETTTSTAYDKLTVKAGTTTLATYSNLNKNTGYAQKSFDLSSFAGQSVKVTFTGTEDSSLQTSFVLDDTALNIS; encoded by the coding sequence TTGCCATCGAGAACCCCCACCCGCGCCAGACGCCTCACCCGCCGCGGCGTCACCGCCGTCCTGTCCGCGGCGGCCCTGGCCTCCGCCGGCATGCTGGCCGTCGCCGGCCCGGCAGCCGCGTCGGCCACCCCCGCAACGGCCGCCCCGGCCGCGGCGAGCAGCACCACCGCCCACACCGAGCGGCTCTGCTCGGAACCCACCCAGGCCGGCTACATGGCCTGTCACGCGCTGGCCCGCACCGACCTGGTCCAGCACCTGACCCTCGCCCCGAACGCGCTCCCGTCCGGCTACGGCCCCACTGACCTGCAGAGCGCGTACGCCCTGCCCTCGGCCGGTGCCGGTGCGACCGTCGCGATCATCGACGCCAACGACGACCCCAAGGCCGAGGCGGACCTCGGCTCGTACCGCAGCACGTACGGCCTGCCGGCCTGCACCACCGCCAACGGCTGCTTCAAGAAGGTCGACCAGAACGGCGGCAGCAACTACCCGGCGGCCGACGCCGGCTGGGCGGGTGAGATCTCGCTCGACGTCGACATGGTCAGCGCCGTCTGCCCGCAGTGCCACATCCTGCTCGTCGAGGCGACCACGGCGTCCATGGAGGACCTGGGCGCCGCGGTGAACCGCGCGGTCACGATGGGCGCCAAGTACGTCTCCAACAGCTACGGCGGCGACGAGGACTCCACCGACCCCAGTTCGGACGCCGCGTACTTCAACCACCCCGGCGTCGCGATCACCGTCAGCTCCGGTGACAGCGGCTACGGCGTCGAGTACCCGGCCGCCTCGCAGTACGTCACCTCGGTCGGCGGCACCTCGCTCAGCCGCTCCAGCACCCCGCGCGGCTGGACCGAGAAGGTCTGGGGCGCCACCAGCGGCGACGGCGCCGGCTCCGGCTGCTCCGCCTACGACCCCAAGCCCTCCTGGCAGACCGACACCGGCTGCGCCAAGCGCACCGTCGCCGATGTCTCGGCGGTCGCCGACCCGGCCACCGGCCTCGCGGTCTACGACAGCTACCAGGCGAGCGGCTGGAACGTGTACGGCGGCACCAGCGCCTCCGCGCCGATCATCGCCTCCGTCTACGCCCTCGCCGGCACCCCGGCCGCGGGCACCAGCCCGGCCTCGTACCCGTACGCCCACACCTCGTCGCTCAACGACGTGACCACGGGCACCAACGGCTCCTGCGGCAGCAGCTACCTGTGCACCGCCAAGGCCGGCTACGACGGCCCGACCGGTCTCGGCACCCCCAACGGCACCGCCGCCTTCACCAACGGCTCGACCGGCGGCAACACCGTCACCGTGACGAACCCGGGCAGCCAGTCGAGCACCGTCAACACCGCGGTCTCGCTGCAGATCCAGGCCTCCGACTCGGGCAGCGGACAGACCCTCACCTACAGCGCCACCGGCCTTCCGCCGGGCGTCACGATCAACCCCTCCACCGGCCTGATCAGCGGCACGCCCACCACCGCCGGGACCTACAACGTGACGGTGACCGCCAAGGACGGCACCAACGCCACCGGCAGCGCGTCCTTCACCTGGGTCGTGAACCCGGTCGGCGGCGGCTGCGGCACCTCGCAGCTCTTCGGCAACCCGGGCTTCGAGACCGGCACCGCCAGTCCCTGGACCGCCACCGCGGGCGTGGTCGACAACAGCGCCAGTGAGGCCGCCCACTCCGGTTCCTGGAAGGCCTGGCTCAACGGCTACGGCTCCACCCACACCGACTCGCTCGCCCAGACGGTGACGGTCCCCAGCGGCTGCCACGCCACCCTGACGTTCTGGGTGCACATCGACACCGCAGAGACGACCACCTCGACCGCCTACGACAAGCTGACGGTGAAGGCCGGCACCACCACGCTGGCCACGTACTCCAACCTCAACAAGAACACCGGCTACGCGCAGAAGTCCTTCGACCTCTCCTCGTTCGCGGGGCAGTCGGTGAAGGTCACCTTCACCGGTACCGAGGACTCCAGCCTGCAGACGAGCTTCGTGCTCGACGACACGGCCCTCAACATCAGCTGA
- a CDS encoding TrmB family transcriptional regulator: MEFEEGPVNDLVALGLARYEARVYLALVRRESYTAAEVAREADVPRQRVYDVLDALVRRRLAVARPGRVATFSAIAPELAIARLMALQRESLERLDRVSAGLASALLPIWTDGRTHTDPLDYIEVLRDPKVIAERFADIQEQAGYELLSFCKPPFVAPAANTEGIKVVRRLRKAGGTVRAIYTHDALGDAEVLENVRRFGEAGEEARFAAELPMKLIIADASLVLCDMPDPVAGTGSTTALFIEHPALAGCLRLAFLTVWGSAETRPTDPPS; the protein is encoded by the coding sequence ATGGAGTTCGAAGAGGGTCCGGTCAACGACCTTGTGGCGCTGGGGCTCGCGCGGTACGAGGCACGCGTCTACCTCGCGCTCGTCAGACGCGAGTCGTACACCGCCGCCGAGGTGGCCCGCGAGGCGGACGTCCCCCGGCAGCGGGTCTACGACGTCCTCGACGCGCTCGTGCGCCGACGGCTCGCCGTCGCCCGGCCCGGCCGGGTGGCGACGTTCTCCGCGATCGCGCCGGAACTGGCCATCGCCCGGCTGATGGCCCTCCAGCGGGAGTCGCTGGAACGGCTGGACCGGGTCTCGGCCGGGCTCGCCTCCGCGCTGCTGCCGATCTGGACCGACGGGCGGACGCACACCGATCCGCTCGACTACATCGAGGTGCTGCGCGACCCGAAGGTGATCGCCGAGCGGTTCGCGGACATCCAGGAGCAGGCCGGGTACGAGCTGCTCAGCTTCTGCAAGCCGCCCTTCGTCGCCCCCGCCGCCAACACCGAGGGCATCAAGGTGGTCCGCAGGCTGCGCAAGGCCGGGGGAACGGTCCGGGCGATCTACACGCACGACGCGCTCGGCGACGCGGAAGTCCTGGAGAACGTCCGCCGGTTCGGCGAGGCGGGGGAGGAGGCGCGGTTCGCCGCCGAGCTGCCGATGAAGCTGATCATCGCGGACGCCTCGCTGGTGCTGTGCGACATGCCCGACCCGGTGGCCGGAACCGGCTCCACCACCGCGCTCTTCATCGAACACCCGGCCCTCGCGGGCTGTCTGCGCCTCGCCTTCCTGACCGTATGGGGGAGCGCCGAGACACGGCCCACGGATCCGCCGTCGTGA
- a CDS encoding DMT family transporter: MAVFLLGVGAACCLGLGFVLQQRAAQRAPLADFLSFRLLLDLIKMPQWLLGMALMIGGQVLGALALARGEVSLVEPLLATNLLFALALSRWLSGQPLGRSGWAGVALLALGVTAFIVAGQPAGGGPEAGALRHWLVLGIVVGLALLLVACAKRLPASSEATLLALAAGLLYGLQDALTRICGELAREDGVQILAVHWQPYVVAAIGLTGLVLVQSAFETAPLRMSLPALTAAQPLAGIACGIGFLGDRLRVTPGALAWEAAGLAAITVGVVLLGRHPAMPCAQSDGQPEKEPTASAS, translated from the coding sequence GTGGCCGTGTTCCTGCTCGGAGTCGGTGCCGCCTGCTGCCTCGGACTGGGCTTCGTACTGCAGCAGCGCGCGGCGCAGCGTGCCCCGCTCGCGGACTTCCTCTCCTTCCGACTCCTCCTCGACCTGATCAAGATGCCCCAGTGGCTGCTGGGCATGGCCCTCATGATCGGCGGCCAGGTGCTCGGGGCGCTGGCCCTGGCGCGCGGCGAGGTCTCCCTCGTCGAACCGCTCCTCGCCACGAACCTGCTGTTCGCCCTGGCGCTGTCCAGATGGCTGTCGGGGCAGCCGCTGGGCCGGAGCGGCTGGGCGGGAGTGGCGCTGCTGGCCCTCGGTGTGACGGCGTTCATCGTCGCCGGGCAGCCGGCCGGCGGTGGCCCGGAGGCGGGAGCGCTGCGCCACTGGCTGGTGCTGGGGATCGTCGTCGGACTCGCGCTGCTGCTGGTGGCCTGCGCCAAACGGCTGCCCGCCTCGTCCGAGGCGACCCTGCTGGCGCTGGCGGCCGGCCTGCTCTACGGGCTGCAGGACGCGCTGACGCGGATCTGCGGTGAGCTGGCCCGGGAGGACGGCGTCCAGATACTGGCGGTGCACTGGCAGCCGTACGTGGTCGCGGCGATCGGGCTCACCGGGCTCGTCCTCGTCCAGAGCGCCTTCGAGACCGCCCCGCTGCGGATGTCGCTGCCCGCCCTGACGGCCGCCCAGCCGCTGGCGGGCATCGCCTGCGGCATCGGCTTCCTCGGGGACCGCTTGCGGGTGACACCCGGGGCGCTGGCCTGGGAGGCGGCCGGGCTCGCGGCGATCACGGTGGGGGTGGTGCTGCTGGGACGGCACCCGGCGATGCCGTGCGCGCAGTCCGACGGCCAGCCGGAGAAGGAACCCACGGCGAGCGCGAGCTGA